From Gloeomargarita sp. SRBZ-1_bins_9:
GACCCCTTGCACCCGTCCCCGTTGCACCACAATCTCTGTGACCCGGTGCCGACGTTGGACCCGTCCCCCCCAGCGATGCAGTCCCTGGAGCAACCGCTGGCTGAGCACCTGCATACTGCCCTGGAGATGGAACAACCCCTGGGGTGCATGGGGAATCCCCAACACCGTAGCTCCGTACAACAGCGCCGTCTCATCGGCCTCACACTGGGAGTACAGCTTCAGTTGCATATCCAGAAAAGTCTTGAGCCGCCGCTGGTTCCCCAAGCCCATCAACCGCAACACCTGCCCCACGGTCAACCAAGCAAGCGGCGTGATCAGCAATGTTTCACCATCTAACGCCCCCAGCAGGCGTAACCAATCCCAGAGGGCACGCGGGGGAATCACCGGCTGCCGTTGCTGGAAGCGCCACCCCACGGCAAACAACCAGTCCATCAGTTGCCAAAACCGCTCACTGCCGGGAAATTGCCGTTGTCGTTCCGCCTGCCACTGCTGGGGGTCCCGCCAGACCCGGATGGGGGTTGTTTCACCGGGCAAATACACCGCACAGGCCGGGTCACACCAGCACCCCGTCGGTAAAGCCACCCCCAACTCCGTCAACACCCGGTGATGAATGCCCCCCGGCTCCAGGCCCGCCACCTGGGTCGCTCCCACCTCGAATACAAAGGGTCCCCGCCGGAACGTGGAGGCGCATCCCCCCACCTGGACCGCCTGTTCCCACACCACCACCTCAAAGCCCCGTTTCGCCAACAGCGCCGCCGCCGTTAACCCGCCTATCCCTGCGCCAATGACCCCCACCCGCATCGCCAGTCCGTTACAAAACTTCACTTTTCCTATGGTAGGGTGGGGCTAGGGGTGTTTGGCGATGGGAGGATTCTGTTGCTGTCCCCGGAGATAGGCGTGGCCACCAACCTGGATAACTGGGTGGTCGGGACTACCTATGGACTCCAGCGGCGCCGCATTGGGGTTTGGGCCAATGGTCTGATTGCCCTCTGCAGCTGTGACCGGTGGAGAACACTTGCGCCAGTGGTTGAGCGTCCCGGTGGGTGAACGGTTGGCAGGTGGCGTGTTTTTAGCATTAGCGGCCCTAACCACGGCAGAACTTTTGCGGAGTCAAACCCTGGACAGTTCACCTGGACCCCCGGCGCCGATTTCCCCGGCAGAGGCCTTGCCGTTGGGGGTTTGGGGGCGGGTTTAGCGGGTTTTGCTCCCTGGACTCTAGCCGGTGTTATGGTGGTGTTTAGCTGGCTACCGATTGGGGTGGGGCAATGGTTGGGTCGTCATCTCGGCGCCCATATCCGGCCCGACTGGACCCATGGGACGGCGGCCATGGTTTTCTTGGGGGCTGGTCTATGGGAAGTGCTCCACAGCCTGAAGGGGTCATCAAATATCGGGTGCGCCACCAGGCAGGACCGCCCATCCCCTGGGACCTGGTGACCGAGTTAGAGCAGTGGCGACAAAGGCTGCGGGCGCAGGGGTGGTTAGGTCAGTATCCCGACGGCCTGAGCTACGGCAATGTCAGTCAGCGCCATCCCCAGGGGGGCTTGGTGATTACGGCGACCCAGGTAGCCCATCGCCCCCAGCTCACGGCGCAAGATTACGTCCATGTCACGGCCTATGACCCGGCCACCCACACCCTCACCGTCGTTGGTCCCCTAGCCGCCAGCAGCGAAGCGCCGACCCACTGGGCGATATACGACCTGCATCCTGACATCCAGGTGGTGTTTCACATTCATTCGCCCGACCTATGGCGACGGTTGTTACAGGAGCCGGGAGTTCCCTGTACTGCCCCTGATATTCCCTACGGCACCCAGGCGATGGCCCAGGCAATCCGCCGCCTCTATCCCCCGGACATTGACCCCTTTGCCCATCCCTGCTTCGTCATGGCCGGCCACGCAGATGGGGTGTTTAGTTTTGGTCGCACAGCCCGCCAAGCCGGTCAGGCCCTGATGCAATGGTTGACCGCGTGTTAGACTAGAAGTCTGAATGCGGATGTGGCGGAACTGGTATACGCGCACGTTTGAGGGGCGTGTGGCTTTGCCATGCGAGTTCGAGTCTCGCCATCCGCACTTAACGAATAGGGTTTTCCCTGGCTGCAACACCAGCTGTGCGTTATCATGACTAGCAGTCAGTGATGGAATTAGGGGCAATGGTTTTACAACTGCAATACTTTTTGCTGCTGGCGGCTGCCTTGTTTTGCATTGGCATTTACGGCCTAGTGACCAGCCGGAATGCGGTGCGGGTTTTAATGTCGGTGGAATTGATGTTGAATGCGGTGAACTTGAATTTTATTGCCTTTGCCAATTACCTCGACCCGGCGGATATTAAAGGTCAGGTTTTTTCGATTTTTGTGATTACAGTTGCCGCCGCGGAAGCCGCTGTGGGTTTGGCGATTGTGTTAGCCATTTACCGCAACCGGGAGACGGTGGATATGGAACGATTTAACCTACTCAAGTGGTAATGGCCGTCATTAGTTATTGTCTGAGGGATGTTGTGAGTTAGTGTTGTGTCAGTTGTGATAGTGGTACTAACAGCGGTGACTGCTTAGCGCAAGATGAAGGTAGTGCTACGTGCGGACTGAGGCACATTTTGTGACCAACAGCGCTATACCCCTATCAGCCAGCACCCACAGGCGTTTTACTTGCAGTCAGGTCAGCAATTGCCGCACGCGCTGGACAATGGCCTCGGCGCTCAAGTCATTGTAGGCCAGCAGTTGGTCTGGGGAAGCGGCCGTTTCGCCCCGACGCCACCCCACGGCATCTCGCCGGGACACCCGGGCGCGCAGGAGTACCGGTTCCAAGGTGCACACCGGCCCCCCGCTAATCCCCAACAGCGCATCGCCCCCAAATAGCCCCTGAAACGTGGACTCGTCCATGAAATCGCCATCGGGTTCGGCGCAGGTGGACCAGGCAATATCCGTGGGACGATACAACCGCCGCAGGTTCACCAGACTGACCACCCGCGTGCCGAGGCCCTGGGCATTGAGCTGCGCTGCCGCCACCAATACCGGTATCAACACCATATCCCCCACCACCGCCAGCACCACCAGGGGGTTCCCCGGCGTCTCCTGCAGGACTATCGCCCCCTGGGTCACGGCCTGTTGCGCCTGGGTCCATGTGGTGCGAATGGGCAAGGGGGTTTTACTGGCAAAGATGGCGATGCCTTTGTTGGAAGTGGTGACGGCCCACAGGTAAGCCGCCTGGGCGCAATGGGCATCCGGGGGAAACAGGGGGTACACATTGCCGTTGCGCATCAAAGCCATGTAGTAGGCCTCGATTTCTGGGCGCTGGTGAGTCCAACCGTTGCGTCCCTGCTCCAAAGCTCCCGCCGTAAACAGGGCAACCGTCGAGGGGGTAGGCCGCCGCAGTTCTGCCATCGCCTGGGTCACCGTCTGCCAGATGGGTAGGCCATTGATGGCAAAGGATTCATAGGAACACCACAGGGACCGTCCCCCCAGCAAACAGACCGCCGCCGCCAGACCCGCGCAGGCATCCTCGCTCAGGGGTTCGTACACCTGCCCCTGGGGGGACTGGTTATACAGGGGGTCCACCGTCGGGTGAATGACCTTCAGGCCCTGATTGATATTGGCTATCCCGGAAGCTTCGTTGCCATCGGCGTTGGTGACCAAAAACTTAGGGTCGCTTTGCCCAAGTTGCACCACCAGCTTGCCCACCGCCGTTGTGGCCACCTGCTTTTCCCCCATGGGCCATTCCTGATGGACCAACCCCGGCAACGGGGGCAAGGGTCGCACCGATTCCGTGACCGCTACCTGGGCTGCCGGACCACCCCCTGCCCGCCGGAAATTCTCCCGCACCAGGTCCCAAGCCTCCACCGGTAACGCCCGCTGTTGCAGGGCCTGGACAATATCCGGGTTCTCTAGGGTGTGCTGGGCGTAGAGATTATGGGCTTTGGCCCCCCGGGCGTGAACCCCAGCCCCCTTCAACTGCTTAAGGATAAATACTGTCAATTGCCCCCCCAGGGCACTTTGCGCTGCCTGATCCAGACCACTGAGGACCGCCTCGGTAAAGCGTAACCGCTGGCCAAAGCTAAATCGGGTGCTGTCCACGTAATCCCCCGGTTGCCCCTGGTCGTCAAAGTCTTTCGCATCCACTAGAAAGACAGCCTCAAACCCGTGGGCCTGCCAATAACGGGTCATCCAGGTGTTATCTACGGTGGCATTCATGCTGTGGTGCTCCTGGCTGTAGCCGTTCCAGACCAGGATGGGCAAAAAATTCGTCACCCGGGGAAACGCCGTGTGGAAGTGCAAAAAGCTACTCATGACGTAGGGTTCCCCTAGCCCCCCATCCCCAATCGTCACCGGGAACAGTACATCTGGGTAGAGATAGGCTCCCGCCATAGCAAAATGCTGCCCTTGACCCAGGGGACCCGCCGGCCCAATCACCCCAGGAATCGCCCCTGACAGGTGCCCTAACAACCCATGCATTTCCCGGAACCGCGCCCGCAAATCCGCCACCGTGCGAATCCCCATCTGTTCCAGGGACCCATCCAAAAACAAAGCCGCATAAAACCCCGGCGCGTGATGGCCCACTTCGGTGGGGATATTTTTGTACCCCAACATGAACAGGGCGGCGATGGCTTCGGCGCAACTGGCAAAGCCCCCCGGGTGTCCTGAGGCCTTACTGGCGGTCATTTGCAGCACCAGGTAGCGCAACGCGTCAGCGGCCAGCAGGGTTTGGTAAACCGCCTGGGGGTCCTGGGGGTCGGCAATGCGGCCGGTAGTGGCGTTGACTGCCGGTTGTTGGCCATAATGGGACCAATCCGGCCATGCAGCCCCCAAATAATCAATGCCTTGCCAGCAGTCCGTTGCGACAGTCATCGTCCCTACCTTAGCCGCTTCAATTATTGAGCATTGTAGTATTGCCGAGGCAATCCGGCGAGGAGGAAGTTGCGGACGACCCAGTTTTTGATAGCCTGATAGATGGGCTGTGTTGGGAGTTAACAGCAATGACGATTTTGTTTCAGGGACTGGTGTTGTTGCTGGTGCTGTTGACCTTTGTGATGGTGGTGGCGGTGCCGGTGGTCCTAGCGACCCCCGGGGAATGGCAGCGCTACCAACGACTGGTCTATCTGGGCGCCGGCGTCTGGGTTTTGCTGATCTTTGCCATTGGTCTGATGGATGTCTTTATCGTCTGATGGCCGTCTTTGAAGGGACCTTTACCGAAGTTGACCGTCTCCGGCTGGCCATTGTCATTGGGCGGTTCAACGACCTAATTGCCGGCAAGCTGCTGGAGGGTTGTCGGGATGCCCTGCAACGGCACGGGGTGAACCTGGAGACGCAGGTGGATTATTTCTGGGTGCCGGGCAGCTTTGAAATTCCGGTGGTGGCCCACCAGTTGGCCCAAAGCCAGCGCTACGATGCGGTCATCTGCTTGGGGGCGGTCATTCGTGGCGATACCCCCCACTTTGAGTACGTCGCCGCCGAAGTCGCTAAGGGCATCGCCGCCGCCAGTTTCCAGACCGGGGTACCGGTCATTTTTGGGGTGCTGACCACCGATAACCTACAACAGGCCATCGAACGCGCCGGCGTCAAGAGCAACAAAGGCTGGGAATACGCCATGAACGCCCTGGAGATGGCCAGTTTGATGCGCCAGGTGCGGCAGTTGCGCCCGGCCTATACCCCATCGCTGCCCCGGGTAGCAGACCTCCCCGATGCCCGTTGACAGGGACACCCAACTCGCTAGAATAGATGAAGCGACTGCGGGCATAGCTCAGTGGTAGAGCGTCACCTTGCCAAGGTGAATGTCGCGCGTTCGAATCGCGTTGCCCGCTCTGGGGGTAGGGATAGGTAGTTACAGTTGGGCGCAAGTCCTCGGGCCGAAGCTCCGGTGGCTTGACTGACTTAACCCCGTTTTGGGTAGGCAGGTTCCACAAATATTGCTGCACTCATGGCAATTTCCATAGGCTGTTTCGCAGCTGTGGATAAGTGGTCTAGCGCCCGCCGTCACCCGGACACCCTGTTTCCTCTGGCCAGAGGGGGTTCCTGGGTTCTCTCGCCATTGTCTGACAGCCCCATTGACCGGCCCGCCCGCTTTGGACGCAGACCCCAGAACTACGGTTGTCACCCGTGCACCCCGCCGAGTGGCGGATTCCCCCGCAGCTGTAGTAGCGCACCCATTCCCAAACGCTGCGTGACCTATTCCCCTATGAACCGGAGGTGTCAGTACGCCAGTCATTTTTCCCGGACACAGGGACGATCAACCTGCGGGGCGTGGGAAGCCGGCGCATCCTGGGCTTCATAGACGGCATACGTTTGCCCTAGACGCCAAGCCATGGATAATCCGGGCAATCACTTGGCACATAACTTGCTATAGCTAACTGGCCAACCCGCCCTTGAGGGCTTAATAGCTGAGCCATTGCATCGGGCAGACCCAGGAAGAATCAGGCCTGGAGTTAGAGATGCCACGCGCCGATCCAACCGGGCAAGGTCTCCGCTCACCAGGATCATGCAAAAGCAAACAAATTAGACGCTATGTTTGTTGCTTTTGACTTTTGTTTGCAATAAACTGGGGGTAAGTTTTAGCGATTGAGGTTCAGGAAGATGGGAAGATGGGTGCGCCGGGGTGTACTGGCGTTAGGGCTGGTATTGGCTGGTGCGACGGCTGTGGTCGGACAACCCTATCGGCGGATTGTGGCGCTGACGTCCTTAACCGCCGACATGGTGCACCGGTTGGATCGGCAACGGCTGGTGGGGGTGCCGGGGAGTTCGCTTTTGGCCCAGCAGCCGGAGTTGGCCCGTTTGCCGCGGGTGAGTGAGGGACGGTTGCAGCCGAGTCTGGAGCGGATTGTGGCCCTGCAACCGGATGCAGTGGTGGGCGCCAGTGCGTTTCACGAAACTACCGCGCAACGCTTGCAATCTCTAGGGATTGCCACCCACTTGGTGGATGTTCGGCGCTGGGAGGACCTGGAAACGGTAACCCGCCAGTTGGCCGCCTTAACGGGAACCAGCCCCGATCCCTTGCTCCGGCTGTTTCGCGCCTTACCAGCCCCGAAACCGGCTCGACATCGCCGGGTCCTGGTGCTGGTGAGTGACCGGCCCATTTTGACACCTAATCGCGATAGTTGGGCAGGTTCCCTGCTGGAGCGTTTTCATTTGCGTAATCTAGCGGCGGACTTGCAGGGACGGTCGCCGTTCCAGGGATACATCACCCTATCGCCGGAGCAGGTGCTGCGCCTGGACCCGGAGGTGCTCATCCTGGTGGGAGGGCCGGGGGAAAATCCTTGGCCGCGCTGGCAGTCCCAATCGTTTTGGCGGCGGTTGCAGGCGGTGCGCCAGGGGCAGGTGTACGTGATGGACTACTACGGGCTGGTAAACCCCGGCAGTGTGGCGGCCATCCAGCAGGCGGCTCGGCAGTTGCAGGCGATTGCCCAGGGACGGCGCTAGGTCTTTGTTACCAACGAACAGTGGAGGTGTGGGATGAACGGTCAACGTTATGTCTGGATGGGTGGTTTACTGGTGTGGGGAGGGATGGGGGGTGTGGCACTAGCGGCCCGGCCCTGTCCTTTGTGGCATGAGGGAACGGCAGCCTTTTCCCGCCATTGTCTGGTGGCCCAGGCGGAGGACATCGAAATCACGGTGACGGGAACGCGCACGCCCCGGGAGGCGCAGCAATCCCCTAGCTCGGTGACGGTTATTGACCGGCAGGAGATTGAGCGTGATAATGTCCAGACGCCCCAGGATTTATTGCGTTACCAGCCGAATGTATCAGCGCCCTTTTCGTCCCGCTATGGCACGCTGAACTTCAATATCCGGGGTCTAGAGGGTAACCGGGTGCTGTTGCAGGTGGATGGGATTCGCTTGCCAGGGGAGTTTGAACTGGGACCCATTCGCATCGGGCGTGATTTTGTGGACCTGAGTACCCTCAAGCAGGTGGAAATTCTCAAGGGGCCGGGTTCGGCGCTGTATGGTTCGGATGCCTTGGGGGGTGTGGTGACCTTTACCACCGTTGACCCGGAGGATTTGCTGGCGATTACCGGGCGGGATACGTATTTTCAGATTTCTCCCAATTATACGAGCGCCAATTCCGCCAGTAACCAGCGGGGGGGGGTGGCGTTTCGCTCTGGACCGGTGTCGGGGGTGGCCCTCTATACCCGGCGGGATTTTCGCGAACCGAATCGTCTAGGGGATGCTCGCTTCCATGACCGGCAATCTGGGGAAAGCAATAACTACTTCGGTAAGCTGGTGCTGCGCGTAGGCGATGGCCACACTGTGAAATTCACCACTGATTTCCTGGACCGGTCACTGACCACGCGATTCTCACCAGCCAACATCCTCGAGGAAACCCGGTCACGGCTGGTGCGGCGATTGACGTCCCAGGTGCGCACCCAACGCCAGCGGGTGAGTTTGGAATATGATTTCCAAAACCCGGAGACCGGCTGGCTGCAGGGGGCTAAGGTGTTGCTTTACTACCAAAACACTGAGGTTCCCGAAGCGACATTTGAAGACCGGGGGCGCTTCATCCGGCGTTCGACGGGGAATTTCCTGGAACGCATCGCGGGCGCCAGTGTGCAGTTTTCTAGCCCATTGCGCACGGGGGCGGTAGAGCACCTGTTGACCTACGGGGTGGATTTTTCCCTGCAGCGCAATGAACGTCCCCGCGACAAAATCCAGGTGGACCGGCTAACGGGGGCGGTGACGCGGCAGCGGATCCCGGAAAATTTCCCGCTGAAGGATTTCCCGGACTCGGACACGTTGCGGCTGGGGATTTTTGTCCAGGATGAGATGCAAATAGGGGAAAGCTGGAGTCTGATTCCGGGATTGCGGTTTGACTTTTATCGCTTGACGGCCAGCCCGGACCGGGATTTTCTGCGGAATCTTCCGGCGGGGATCCGTACAGCCAATTTTGAGGCCATCAGTTTTTCCCCCCGTTTGGGCTTGGTGTGGCAGTTTGCACCGGGGTTTAACTTGTTTGCCCAATACGCGCGGGGGTTCCGGGCGCCCACCTACGACGAGGTCAACAGTGGCTTTGCCAATACGGTAACTTTTCCGGCCTACTACGTGGAGCCGAACCCGGACCTGAAGGCGGAAACCAGCGATGGGTTTGAATTGGGGTTCCGCGGCCGGTCGGACCGGGGACGGTTTACCTTGGCGGCCTTTTACAACACCTACCGCAATTTCATCGAAAAATTTGCCTTCGCGGGTTTTACCACCCTGCCGGGGATTCGGGGGCCGGTGTTGCGGTTTCGTTCCCGGAATGCGGCCCGGGCGCGGATTTATGGGGTGGAATTTAGCGGCGAGTATCGGTTCCTGGAAGACCCCTTTGCCCTGAGTGTGTTTGGGTCCCTGGGCTATGCGGTGGGGGATGACCTGACCAATGACCGACCCCTGGCAACGGTGGATCCCTTGAAGGCGGTGGCGGGTTTGCGGTTCCGGGGCCAAGAGGACCGCTGGGGGGTAGAACTGGTGAGCACGTTGGTGGGACGTCCCCGGGTGCCGGAGCCGGCTGTCTTTCTGGTGCCCCGGGGCTATACCCGTTTGGACCTGTTGGGCTACTGGCGCATTACGCCCCTGGTGTCGCTCAATGTGGGGATTTTCAATCTCACCAACACCAAATACTTTGAGTACGCTGACTTGCGCAATTTCCCCCGGGCGGATGCGTTTCGGGTGGACCGCCTGGCGCAACCGGGCACGAATATTTCGGTGGGGGTTAATTGGCAGTTTTAGGGATGAAATGTAAGGCGCGACCGCTGGGGGGACTGCTAGGGTTAACGCTGCTGCTGGCGGGGGTGGCCGTTTTTGCCCTAGGGCTGGGGTCGGTGCCCATGACGGCGGCTCAGGTGGTCCGGGCGTTGTGGGGCCGGGGGGAAGAACTCCATCAAACGATTATCTGGGAGTTGCGTTTGCCCCGGGTGCTGTTGGGGATGGGGGTGGGGGCGGCCCTGGGGACGGCGGGGGCGCTGATGCAGGGGATGTTGCGCAACCCCTTGGCGGACCCCTATTTGCTGGGTATAGCGGCGGGGGCGGGCCTGGCGGCGGTGCTTCCTTTGGTGCGGGGGGTGGCGTTGGCGTGGATTCCCCTGGTGGCCTGGCTGGGCAGTGTCCTGGCGGCGCTAGTGGTCTATGGATTGGCCTGGCAGCGGGGGCAATTGGCCATCACGCGCTTGATTTTGGCGGGGGTGGCGGTGAGCGCCTTTTTGGGGTCTCTGACGACGCTGTTGCTGCTGGGGGCTGATGACCGGGTGCAAATCGCCCTGAATTGGCTGGTGGGGAGTTTGAACGGGCGTGGTTGGGAGGAGGTGCAGGTGATGGCGGGGCCGGTGCTGGGGGGATTGCTGGCGGCGCTGCCCTGGGGTCGGACGCTGGATGGGTTGGGTTTGGGGGAAGAGCGGGCGCAGAGTTTGGGGATTTCCCTGGTCAGGGCGCGGGTGGGGATTGGACTGACGGCGACCTGGTTGACGGCAGCGGTGGTAAGCGTGAGTGGGTTGATTGGGTTTGTGGGCCTGATGGTGCCCCACCTGGTGCGTCTGCTGGGGATAAACAGTTATCGCTGGCTGGTTCCCTGGGCGGCGGTGATGGGGGCGCTGGTGCTGACAACGGCGGATACGTTGGGGCGCTTGGGGGCTGTAGAACTTCCCGTCGGAGCCATTACAGCCCTGATGGGGGCGCCCTTTTTTATCGGCCTGCTGTACCAGCGAGAAGGGGGAGCCTAAGCCATGACCACACCCATCCTG
This genomic window contains:
- the crtD gene encoding C-3',4' desaturase CrtD is translated as MRVGVIGAGIGGLTAAALLAKRGFEVVVWEQAVQVGGCASTFRRGPFVFEVGATQVAGLEPGGIHHRVLTELGVALPTGCWCDPACAVYLPGETTPIRVWRDPQQWQAERQRQFPGSERFWQLMDWLFAVGWRFQQRQPVIPPRALWDWLRLLGALDGETLLITPLAWLTVGQVLRLMGLGNQRRLKTFLDMQLKLYSQCEADETALLYGATVLGIPHAPQGLFHLQGSMQVLSQRLLQGLHRWGGRVQRRHRVTEIVVQRGRVQGVWVENAHGQRRYEGVDHLVANVTAPDVLRLLGKGAPPLYRWRITHLPPASGAFVVYLGVQQAAIPTGCPMHLQFLYDANGPIGETNSLFVSVSQPGDGRAPAGMATLVASSFTAVGIWQQGDYAALKRHYTEQALARLGTFFDLSPEHLVHVEAATPRTFARYTARHLGMVGGVGQRVRTFGPLALATRTPVAGLWLVGDSVHPGEGTAGVSYAAVQAVEQICAMARSAKASYPAAT
- a CDS encoding ABC transporter substrate-binding protein — translated: MGRWVRRGVLALGLVLAGATAVVGQPYRRIVALTSLTADMVHRLDRQRLVGVPGSSLLAQQPELARLPRVSEGRLQPSLERIVALQPDAVVGASAFHETTAQRLQSLGIATHLVDVRRWEDLETVTRQLAALTGTSPDPLLRLFRALPAPKPARHRRVLVLVSDRPILTPNRDSWAGSLLERFHLRNLAADLQGRSPFQGYITLSPEQVLRLDPEVLILVGGPGENPWPRWQSQSFWRRLQAVRQGQVYVMDYYGLVNPGSVAAIQQAARQLQAIAQGRR
- the ribH gene encoding 6,7-dimethyl-8-ribityllumazine synthase, producing the protein MAVFEGTFTEVDRLRLAIVIGRFNDLIAGKLLEGCRDALQRHGVNLETQVDYFWVPGSFEIPVVAHQLAQSQRYDAVICLGAVIRGDTPHFEYVAAEVAKGIAAASFQTGVPVIFGVLTTDNLQQAIERAGVKSNKGWEYAMNALEMASLMRQVRQLRPAYTPSLPRVADLPDAR
- a CDS encoding class II aldolase/adducin family protein; translated protein: MGSAPQPEGVIKYRVRHQAGPPIPWDLVTELEQWRQRLRAQGWLGQYPDGLSYGNVSQRHPQGGLVITATQVAHRPQLTAQDYVHVTAYDPATHTLTVVGPLAASSEAPTHWAIYDLHPDIQVVFHIHSPDLWRRLLQEPGVPCTAPDIPYGTQAMAQAIRRLYPPDIDPFAHPCFVMAGHADGVFSFGRTARQAGQALMQWLTAC
- a CDS encoding iron ABC transporter permease, with protein sequence MKCKARPLGGLLGLTLLLAGVAVFALGLGSVPMTAAQVVRALWGRGEELHQTIIWELRLPRVLLGMGVGAALGTAGALMQGMLRNPLADPYLLGIAAGAGLAAVLPLVRGVALAWIPLVAWLGSVLAALVVYGLAWQRGQLAITRLILAGVAVSAFLGSLTTLLLLGADDRVQIALNWLVGSLNGRGWEEVQVMAGPVLGGLLAALPWGRTLDGLGLGEERAQSLGISLVRARVGIGLTATWLTAAVVSVSGLIGFVGLMVPHLVRLLGINSYRWLVPWAAVMGALVLTTADTLGRLGAVELPVGAITALMGAPFFIGLLYQREGGA
- the nuoK gene encoding NADH-quinone oxidoreductase subunit NuoK; this translates as MVLQLQYFLLLAAALFCIGIYGLVTSRNAVRVLMSVELMLNAVNLNFIAFANYLDPADIKGQVFSIFVITVAAAEAAVGLAIVLAIYRNRETVDMERFNLLKW
- the psbZ gene encoding photosystem II reaction center protein PsbZ, with protein sequence MTILFQGLVLLLVLLTFVMVVAVPVVLATPGEWQRYQRLVYLGAGVWVLLIFAIGLMDVFIV
- a CDS encoding TonB-dependent hemoglobin/transferrin/lactoferrin family receptor; amino-acid sequence: MNGQRYVWMGGLLVWGGMGGVALAARPCPLWHEGTAAFSRHCLVAQAEDIEITVTGTRTPREAQQSPSSVTVIDRQEIERDNVQTPQDLLRYQPNVSAPFSSRYGTLNFNIRGLEGNRVLLQVDGIRLPGEFELGPIRIGRDFVDLSTLKQVEILKGPGSALYGSDALGGVVTFTTVDPEDLLAITGRDTYFQISPNYTSANSASNQRGGVAFRSGPVSGVALYTRRDFREPNRLGDARFHDRQSGESNNYFGKLVLRVGDGHTVKFTTDFLDRSLTTRFSPANILEETRSRLVRRLTSQVRTQRQRVSLEYDFQNPETGWLQGAKVLLYYQNTEVPEATFEDRGRFIRRSTGNFLERIAGASVQFSSPLRTGAVEHLLTYGVDFSLQRNERPRDKIQVDRLTGAVTRQRIPENFPLKDFPDSDTLRLGIFVQDEMQIGESWSLIPGLRFDFYRLTASPDRDFLRNLPAGIRTANFEAISFSPRLGLVWQFAPGFNLFAQYARGFRAPTYDEVNSGFANTVTFPAYYVEPNPDLKAETSDGFELGFRGRSDRGRFTLAAFYNTYRNFIEKFAFAGFTTLPGIRGPVLRFRSRNAARARIYGVEFSGEYRFLEDPFALSVFGSLGYAVGDDLTNDRPLATVDPLKAVAGLRFRGQEDRWGVELVSTLVGRPRVPEPAVFLVPRGYTRLDLLGYWRITPLVSLNVGIFNLTNTKYFEYADLRNFPRADAFRVDRLAQPGTNISVGVNWQF